A genome region from Ahaetulla prasina isolate Xishuangbanna chromosome 8, ASM2864084v1, whole genome shotgun sequence includes the following:
- the FASTKD5 gene encoding FAST kinase domain-containing protein 5, mitochondrial — protein MSTWIICRRFSGRSCKTPAFPKMEITKSFPHEEETQNIHRRGRDPKPVVVLKAWKLPGYQLCYYPSIFRESKCLLPKDAFKGLREGALQYVCSRTSIRCIQNAPNVLCLPRLSRAKNGFLDLGHSKAFCTRASPRDSWLLSSVKNDKDEVRLKSPGSKDVARQFQQQRPGYQSLCYNPEEHRQPLSDEEYHFILQNVSMLKEYMKPKDIVNSFFRLSHLPAEKHQDFKSSSRFAVLCQGVVKNAHLFGNVELILLLKAFVALGIPPIHYMLKVIEAEFVRRVEDLSLNQQLLVADLWRCLSCKVPQYLDAMLNDVSMNRKDPSVTQLVQLVYIVGEGRKAPEELVKKLEAWVLKHLHALNLEEVGIICLGFFKSQSNMSEPLSRKIGDKICGSLGDMSNFAIVNVLKMFRGVHLDHLDFLKELGHVIPPRISTLSIPGIMHIAFACSSLHYCDEGILNAIAATVPSKAAECRTKDIAKLLWSFGTLNYHPPNGEEFYSSLSEQLESRLFEYNKFPEHLITSLVGLAFVERFPYDLLDYALSPEFIELSSICKHDLWKDFFTLDGTVGIECPGYTGSRLTAQSKQEMAEKMRNYFLKHEFNVAWSLLEDVLGGPQFVKLHAVLPHIRSVDLEIRLDVNRKPLPFNLEGTTEGRLELKKNGAFLTDNIINRLLKGKSLSQPGKSKKDQRIQERAEFRGLPIWKKMEFSDAGSSLEISADAKAEERPCPRNQEEQECLKLALQVTNRNQYRYHSRELLGLHAMKRRQLRQIGYIPVELPFWEWFPLLKCNREEQRKYLYQKVYEG, from the coding sequence ATGTCTACGTGGATAATATGCCGAAGATTTTCAGGGCGATCTTGTAAGACACCTGCATTTCCCAAGATGGAGATCACGAAGAGCTTCCCCCATGAAGAAGAGACCCAAAACATCCATAGAAGAGGCAGAGACCCCAAACCTGTCGTTGTGCTCAAAGCTTGGAAGCTGCCAGGGTACCAATTATGTTATTATCCCTCCATTTTCCGGGAATCGAAGTGCCTCCTTCCCAAGGATGCCTTCAAAGGTTTGCGAGAAGGAGCGCTTCAATACGTTTGTTCCAGAACTAGCATTAGATGCATCCAGAATGCACCCAACGTTCTCTGTCTGCCGAGGCTTTCAAGAGCAAAGAACGGTTTTCTAgatttgggacacagcaaagctTTCTGCACTCGGGCTTCCCCGAGGGACTCGTGGCTGCTGTCCTCCGTAAAGAATGACAAAGACGAGGTCCGTTTAAAGTCTCCCGGCAGCAAGGATGTGGCTAGACAATTCCAGCAGCAAAGGCCCGGGTACCAATCTCTGTGTTACAACCCAGAGGAGCACCGCCAGCCCCTTTCTGATGAAGAATATCATTTCATCCTCCAGAACGTCTCCATGTTGAAAGAGTACATGAAACCCAAGGACATCGTGAACTCTTTCTTCCGGCTGAGCCATTTGCCGGCTGAAAAACACCAGGATTTCAAATCCAGCTCCAGATTCGCGGTGCTGTGTCAGGGTGTCGTTAAGAACGCCCACCTGTTTGGGAACGTGGAGCTGATTCTGCTTTTGAAGGCCTTTGTCGCCTTAGGCATCCCGCCTATCCATTACATGTTGAAAGTCATAGAAGCCGAATTCGTCCGACGAGTCGAGGACCTGAGCTTGAATCAGCAGCTGCTGGTAGCCGATCTGTGGCGTTGTTTGAGCTGCAAGGTCCCTCAGTATCTGGACGCGATGTTGAACGACGTCAGCATGAACCGGAAGGATCCGTCTGTGACCCAGTTGGTTCAGCTGGTCTACATCGTCGGCGAAGGCCGGAAGGCCCCTGAAGAGTTAGTGAAGAAGTTGGAGGCCTGGGTCTTGAAACATTTGCATGCCCTCAATCTGGAGGAAGTCGGGATCATCTGTTTAGGCTTCTTCAAGTCGCAAAGTAATATGTCCGAACCGCTCTCGAGAAAAATCGGAGACAAAATTTGTGGCTCCCTGGGAGACATGAGCAATTTTGCCATCGTGAATGTGCTCAAAATGTTCCGTGGGGTTCACCTGGACCACCTGGACTTTctgaaggagctggggcatgttaTTCCTCCCAGAATCTCCACTCTCAGCATCCCGGGGATCATGCACATCGCGTTTGCATGCTCCTCGTTGCATTATTGCGACGAAGGCATCCTGAATGCTATCGCGGCCACGGTCCCCTCCAAGGCGGCGGAGTGCCGTACCAAAGACATTGCAAAATTGTTGTGGTCTTTTGGAACCTTGAACTACCATCCTCCCAACGGAGAAGAATTTTACTCCAGCCTGTCGGAACAGCTGGAATCGAGATTGTTTGAATACAATAAATTTCCTGAGCATCTGATCACTTCCTTAGTGGGGTTGGCCTTTGTGGAGCGTTTCCCTTACGATTTGCTCGACTACGCGTTGAGTCCCGAGTTTATCGAGTTAAGCAGCATCTGTAAACACGATCTCTGGAAAGATTTTTTCACCCTCGACGGGACAGTGGGAATCGAGTGCCCGGGCTACACCGGCAGCCGTCTGACCGCCCAAAGCAAGCAAGAGATGGCGGAAAAAATGCGGAATTATTTCTTGAAGCATGAATTCAACGTGGCTTGGTCCCTCCTGGAAGACGTGCTGGGCGGCCCCCAGTTTGTCAAGCTGCACGCGGTCTTGCCTCACATCAGGTCTGTGGATTTAGAAATCCGTTTAGACGTCAACCGAAAGCCGTTGCCGTTTAATTTGGAAGGCACGACGGAGGGGCGCTtggaattgaaaaaaaatggCGCCTTCCTCACCGATAACATCATTAATCGGCTTTTGAAAGGGAAATCGCTCAGCCAGCCCGGGAAAAGCAAGAAAGACCAACGTATTCAGGAAAGGGCAGAATTTCGCGGACTGcctatttggaaaaaaatggaattttccgATGCTGGATCCAGTTTGGAGATTTCAGCTGATGCCAAAGCAGAAGAACGACCTTGTCCAAGAAACCAGGAGGAGCAGGAATGTCTGAAGTTAGCCCTTCAGGTCACCAACCGCAACCAGTACAGGTATCACTCAAGGGAGCTGCTGGGACTCCACGCCATGAAAAGGAGGCAGCTCCGCCAAATTGGATATATACCAGTAGAACTGCCTTTTTGGGAGTGGTTTCCGTTACTTAAATGTAACCGGGAGGAACAGCGGAAGTATTTGTACCAGAAAGTGTATGAAGGGTAG